A section of the Mastomys coucha isolate ucsf_1 unplaced genomic scaffold, UCSF_Mcou_1 pScaffold15, whole genome shotgun sequence genome encodes:
- the Dsn1 gene encoding kinetochore-associated protein DSN1 homolog isoform X3: protein MTSVTRSEELSRSISVKLAQSQRLGALLLSSFQFSVEKLEPFLKTTKDFSLECFRAKASSLSEELKHFTERLGNDGTLQKCFVEDSEEKAADFSLGASVAEVKEYITKFSLERQAWDQLLLQYQNEVPPEEMPRGSTEARIADVKVDPAAYLKSSQTGVLTTKPDYQRIVQDQNQVFACMELVMDELQGSVKQLQAFMDESAQYLQKVSVQLRKRSMDQLDSSPARKLLKLPYTTHLPHSDQEPVRGLTSL, encoded by the exons ATGACTTCAGTGACCAGATCAGAGG AGCTCAGCAGGTCAATCAGTGTGAAGTTAGCACAGAGCCAACGGCTTGGGGCCCTCCTGCTCTCCAGCTTCCAG TTCTCTGTTGAAAAACTTGAACCTTTCTTAAAGACTACTAAGGACTTCAGCCTTGAATGTTTTCGAGCAAAAG catcttctctctctgaagAATTGAAACATTTTACAGAAAGGCTGGGAAATGATGGAACACTGCAAAAATGTTTTGTTGAAGATTCAGAAGA AAAAGCGGCAGATTTTTCACTGGGAGCATCAGTAGCTGAAGTGAAAGAATATATCACAAA GTTTTCTCTAGAGCGTCAGGCCTGGGATCAGCTCTTACTGCAGTACCAGAACGAGGTTCCACCTGAAGAGATGCCCAG aggatCCACTGAAGCCAGAATTGCTGACGTCAAGGTGGATCCTGCGGCCTACCTCAAGTCTTCCCAGACGGGGGTTCTTACCACGAAGCCCGACTACCAGAGAATAGTGCAAGATCAGAACCAAGTCTTTGCCTGCATGGAGTTAGTG ATGGATGAGCTACAAGGATCAGTGAAGCAGCTGCAAGCCTTCATGGATGAAAGTGCTCAGTACCTCCAGAAGGTGTCAGTACAGCTCA GGAAGAGAAGTATGGACCAATTAGACTCTTCACCTGCTCGAAAACTGCTCAAGCTCCCCTACACCACTCACCTACCACACAGTGATCAGGAGCCTGTCAGGGGTCTGACCTCACTGTAG
- the Dsn1 gene encoding kinetochore-associated protein DSN1 homolog isoform X1 yields MTSVTRSEDQEPAMSETPDHQLQPSLKTLEALPPSSAYQEMVTQDVSKEKNHFGPEEGDSCGADHQEGPQLRSFHLDPLEQSLRHQDRRQSWRRASMKEISRRKSLAPFHPGITELSRSISVKLAQSQRLGALLLSSFQFSVEKLEPFLKTTKDFSLECFRAKASSLSEELKHFTERLGNDGTLQKCFVEDSEEKAADFSLGASVAEVKEYITKFSLERQAWDQLLLQYQNEVPPEEMPRGSTEARIADVKVDPAAYLKSSQTGVLTTKPDYQRIVQDQNQVFACMELVMDELQGSVKQLQAFMDESAQYLQKVSVQLRKRSMDQLDSSPARKLLKLPYTTHLPHSDQEPVRGLTSL; encoded by the exons ATGACTTCAGTGACCAGATCAGAGG ACCAGGAACCAGCGATGTCCGAGACTCCGGATCATCAATTGCAACCAAGTCTCAAGACTTTGGAAGCGTTGCCTCCATCCTCTGCCTACCAGGAAATGGTGACACAAGAcgtttcaaaggaaaaaaaccactttGGCCCTGAAGAGGGGGACAGTTGTGGTGCTGACCACCAGGAGGGACCTCAGTTGAGGTCTTTTCATTTGGACCCTCTAGAACAGTCTCTCCGTCATCAAGACAGAAGGCAGTCCTGGAGACGAGCAAGCATGAAAGAAATAAGCCGGCGGAAGTCATTGGCTCCCTTTCACCCGGGCATCACAG AGCTCAGCAGGTCAATCAGTGTGAAGTTAGCACAGAGCCAACGGCTTGGGGCCCTCCTGCTCTCCAGCTTCCAG TTCTCTGTTGAAAAACTTGAACCTTTCTTAAAGACTACTAAGGACTTCAGCCTTGAATGTTTTCGAGCAAAAG catcttctctctctgaagAATTGAAACATTTTACAGAAAGGCTGGGAAATGATGGAACACTGCAAAAATGTTTTGTTGAAGATTCAGAAGA AAAAGCGGCAGATTTTTCACTGGGAGCATCAGTAGCTGAAGTGAAAGAATATATCACAAA GTTTTCTCTAGAGCGTCAGGCCTGGGATCAGCTCTTACTGCAGTACCAGAACGAGGTTCCACCTGAAGAGATGCCCAG aggatCCACTGAAGCCAGAATTGCTGACGTCAAGGTGGATCCTGCGGCCTACCTCAAGTCTTCCCAGACGGGGGTTCTTACCACGAAGCCCGACTACCAGAGAATAGTGCAAGATCAGAACCAAGTCTTTGCCTGCATGGAGTTAGTG ATGGATGAGCTACAAGGATCAGTGAAGCAGCTGCAAGCCTTCATGGATGAAAGTGCTCAGTACCTCCAGAAGGTGTCAGTACAGCTCA GGAAGAGAAGTATGGACCAATTAGACTCTTCACCTGCTCGAAAACTGCTCAAGCTCCCCTACACCACTCACCTACCACACAGTGATCAGGAGCCTGTCAGGGGTCTGACCTCACTGTAG
- the Dsn1 gene encoding kinetochore-associated protein DSN1 homolog isoform X2, which translates to MTSVTRSEEQSLRHQDRRQSWRRASMKEISRRKSLAPFHPGITELSRSISVKLAQSQRLGALLLSSFQFSVEKLEPFLKTTKDFSLECFRAKASSLSEELKHFTERLGNDGTLQKCFVEDSEEKAADFSLGASVAEVKEYITKFSLERQAWDQLLLQYQNEVPPEEMPRGSTEARIADVKVDPAAYLKSSQTGVLTTKPDYQRIVQDQNQVFACMELVMDELQGSVKQLQAFMDESAQYLQKVSVQLRKRSMDQLDSSPARKLLKLPYTTHLPHSDQEPVRGLTSL; encoded by the exons ATGACTTCAGTGACCAGATCAGAGG AACAGTCTCTCCGTCATCAAGACAGAAGGCAGTCCTGGAGACGAGCAAGCATGAAAGAAATAAGCCGGCGGAAGTCATTGGCTCCCTTTCACCCGGGCATCACAG AGCTCAGCAGGTCAATCAGTGTGAAGTTAGCACAGAGCCAACGGCTTGGGGCCCTCCTGCTCTCCAGCTTCCAG TTCTCTGTTGAAAAACTTGAACCTTTCTTAAAGACTACTAAGGACTTCAGCCTTGAATGTTTTCGAGCAAAAG catcttctctctctgaagAATTGAAACATTTTACAGAAAGGCTGGGAAATGATGGAACACTGCAAAAATGTTTTGTTGAAGATTCAGAAGA AAAAGCGGCAGATTTTTCACTGGGAGCATCAGTAGCTGAAGTGAAAGAATATATCACAAA GTTTTCTCTAGAGCGTCAGGCCTGGGATCAGCTCTTACTGCAGTACCAGAACGAGGTTCCACCTGAAGAGATGCCCAG aggatCCACTGAAGCCAGAATTGCTGACGTCAAGGTGGATCCTGCGGCCTACCTCAAGTCTTCCCAGACGGGGGTTCTTACCACGAAGCCCGACTACCAGAGAATAGTGCAAGATCAGAACCAAGTCTTTGCCTGCATGGAGTTAGTG ATGGATGAGCTACAAGGATCAGTGAAGCAGCTGCAAGCCTTCATGGATGAAAGTGCTCAGTACCTCCAGAAGGTGTCAGTACAGCTCA GGAAGAGAAGTATGGACCAATTAGACTCTTCACCTGCTCGAAAACTGCTCAAGCTCCCCTACACCACTCACCTACCACACAGTGATCAGGAGCCTGTCAGGGGTCTGACCTCACTGTAG